One genomic segment of Microbacterium sp. ProA8 includes these proteins:
- a CDS encoding ABC transporter substrate-binding protein, whose translation MHDAMTRAGMRARMGRRSPWIAGAAGIAVAALALTGCSSPADDSDEGGAAAEKTTIRFLYATGDETWNSVVDTVVEAFNDQSDTTTVQLDPLPAGSDYATALKTMDATGNWPAVVDMRDTLTYVNAGKLAPIPDSVTELIQPEAFGTAEDGNVYTVPYSALNGEIGLNIVYNKDYFEEHDLEVPETYDDFLDLLADIKANGDAPLATAAAEVWPSDQLWKPLAAPYFAEYGDEGGFWTAAQNGDATVEDLREPLQELLDITNEYVLEGWQSTADAQTTTLLVNDMAVMATSSAGIGRLNDINKVDPEFNAGLFIIPAEDGAINVLKNAVNGDTAGGLAISAQAADDDAEYASATEFLEYFYQVETANLMESQGWLAPNIIAADEIERNTSIPGSKDYFALLENPNLAWYENVSNLSTFSAFNTFFRQARIEMQDGQSSIDDTIAKVQAEFDKTVAAG comes from the coding sequence ATGCATGACGCGATGACGCGGGCAGGGATGCGTGCCCGTATGGGCCGCCGCTCGCCCTGGATCGCCGGCGCAGCGGGCATCGCTGTCGCGGCACTCGCGCTGACGGGCTGCAGCAGCCCGGCGGACGACAGCGACGAGGGCGGCGCGGCGGCCGAGAAGACCACGATCCGCTTCCTCTACGCCACCGGCGACGAGACCTGGAACTCGGTGGTCGACACCGTGGTCGAGGCCTTCAACGACCAGAGCGACACGACGACCGTGCAGCTCGACCCGCTTCCCGCCGGAAGCGACTACGCGACGGCGCTGAAGACGATGGATGCCACCGGCAACTGGCCCGCCGTCGTCGACATGCGCGACACCCTCACGTACGTCAACGCGGGCAAGCTCGCGCCGATCCCCGATTCGGTCACCGAGCTCATCCAGCCGGAGGCGTTCGGCACTGCCGAGGACGGCAACGTCTACACCGTGCCGTACAGCGCGCTGAACGGCGAGATCGGCCTGAACATCGTCTACAACAAGGACTACTTCGAGGAGCACGACCTCGAGGTGCCCGAGACGTACGACGACTTCCTCGACCTGCTCGCCGACATCAAGGCGAACGGCGACGCGCCGCTCGCGACCGCCGCGGCGGAGGTGTGGCCGAGCGACCAGCTGTGGAAGCCGCTCGCCGCGCCGTACTTCGCGGAGTACGGCGACGAGGGCGGGTTCTGGACCGCTGCGCAGAACGGCGACGCCACCGTCGAGGACCTGCGCGAGCCGCTGCAGGAGCTGCTCGACATCACCAATGAGTACGTGCTCGAAGGCTGGCAGTCCACGGCGGACGCGCAGACCACGACGCTGCTCGTGAACGACATGGCGGTCATGGCGACCTCTTCGGCGGGCATCGGCCGTCTCAACGACATCAACAAGGTCGACCCGGAGTTCAACGCGGGGCTGTTCATCATCCCGGCCGAGGACGGGGCGATCAACGTGCTGAAGAACGCCGTCAACGGCGACACCGCCGGCGGCCTGGCGATCTCGGCCCAGGCGGCCGACGACGACGCCGAGTACGCGTCGGCGACGGAGTTCCTGGAGTACTTCTACCAGGTGGAGACCGCCAACCTGATGGAGTCGCAGGGCTGGTTGGCGCCGAACATCATCGCCGCGGACGAGATCGAGCGCAACACGTCGATCCCGGGTTCGAAGGACTACTTCGCGCTTCTCGAGAACCCCAACCTCGCGTGGTACGAGAACGTGTCGAACCTGTCCACGTTCAGCGCGTTCAACACGTTCTTCCGTCAGGCGCGCATCGAGATGCAGGACGGCCAGTCGTCGATCGACGACACCATCGCCAAGGTGCAGGCGGAGTTCGACAAGACGGTCGCAGCGGGCTGA
- a CDS encoding carbohydrate ABC transporter permease encodes MSTQTQLLVTPERTRRPRTRRRKRLTAGQVVVMIVLAVLVLIVASPVLYALLNSFRSYGEITMDPMGLPTQFTLDNYVQLFQQTDYGEALVNTLIITLATVVLLIAIVPMAAYGIERVGGRTSRFIYILFIAGLMIPFQVRMIPLVKGFDEVGLYSTLTSVVLVHLGGAASFGILLYCSFIKGIPIEVEEAANMDGAGRLRTFWSIVFPMLLPVTSAFVIIQALGLWNDFFIPLVFLDSSSAGTINVAINRMVGLLTSQWQLIYTGAILAIIPSVAIFAAFQRYFIKGMSVGAVKG; translated from the coding sequence ATGAGCACCCAGACGCAACTGCTCGTCACGCCCGAGCGCACGCGCCGCCCGCGCACGCGGCGCCGCAAGCGGCTGACCGCCGGCCAGGTCGTCGTGATGATCGTCCTCGCGGTGCTGGTGCTGATCGTCGCGAGCCCCGTGCTGTACGCGCTGCTGAACTCGTTCCGGTCGTACGGCGAGATCACGATGGACCCGATGGGGCTGCCCACGCAGTTCACCCTCGACAACTACGTGCAACTTTTCCAGCAGACGGATTACGGCGAGGCGCTCGTCAACACGCTCATCATCACGCTCGCCACGGTCGTGCTGCTGATCGCGATCGTGCCGATGGCCGCGTACGGCATCGAGCGCGTCGGCGGCCGCACTTCCCGGTTCATCTACATCCTCTTCATCGCCGGCCTCATGATCCCGTTCCAGGTGCGCATGATCCCGCTGGTGAAGGGATTCGACGAGGTCGGTCTGTACAGCACGCTGACCAGCGTGGTGCTGGTGCATCTTGGCGGAGCGGCGAGCTTCGGCATCCTGCTCTACTGCAGCTTCATCAAGGGCATCCCGATCGAGGTGGAAGAGGCCGCGAACATGGACGGCGCAGGTCGCCTGCGCACGTTCTGGTCGATCGTGTTCCCCATGCTGCTGCCCGTGACGTCGGCGTTCGTCATCATCCAGGCGCTGGGGCTCTGGAACGACTTCTTCATCCCGCTGGTGTTCCTCGACTCGTCCTCCGCGGGCACGATCAACGTCGCGATCAACCGGATGGTGGGGCTGCTCACCTCGCAGTGGCAGCTCATCTACACCGGCGCGATCCTGGCGATCATCCCGTCGGTGGCGATCTTCGCGGCCTTCCAGCGCTACTTCATCAAGGGCATGTCGGTCGGGGCGGTGAAGGGATGA
- a CDS encoding sugar ABC transporter permease yields MTDQSALQGQTAVVGTAVRLTGEGPLDGAPEGAADDVPFLPAGPPSELRRTRRFRRVRWVMLGFIAPALVVYLLMVIVPSVQSLQLSFTNWDGISPDYDYIGVANYEEILGSGRFWNAVKNTLILGLGSAVIINAISLGVALMLDHVGRWQGLFRTAVYLPSLVSAFILATIWKYLLNYNFGAVNVFLRDIGLPESARDWLGDSSIVVWVILFITCFTLGGNTTLIYLANLQSVPQDLVEAARIDGANSRQVFRHVTWPMLAGAVTVNMTLAMIAGWTIFDQVMVLTSGGPGFVSETMAFFIYKVGFGEYRAGFGSAAAIVLFLVVIVSTVAANAYMRKREIQA; encoded by the coding sequence ATGACTGATCAGAGTGCCCTGCAGGGGCAGACCGCGGTGGTCGGCACCGCCGTCCGGCTCACCGGCGAAGGCCCGCTCGACGGCGCGCCGGAGGGCGCGGCCGACGACGTCCCGTTCCTTCCCGCCGGACCCCCGAGCGAGCTGCGCCGCACACGCCGGTTCCGCAGAGTGCGCTGGGTGATGCTGGGCTTCATCGCCCCGGCGCTGGTGGTGTACCTGCTCATGGTGATCGTGCCGTCGGTGCAGTCGCTGCAGCTGAGCTTCACGAACTGGGACGGCATCAGCCCGGACTACGACTACATCGGCGTCGCCAACTACGAGGAGATCCTCGGGAGCGGCAGGTTCTGGAACGCCGTCAAGAACACCCTCATCCTGGGTCTCGGATCCGCGGTCATCATCAACGCCATCTCGCTCGGCGTGGCCCTGATGCTCGACCACGTCGGCAGATGGCAGGGGCTGTTCCGCACCGCCGTGTACCTTCCCTCGCTCGTCAGCGCCTTCATCCTCGCGACGATCTGGAAGTACCTGCTGAACTACAACTTCGGCGCCGTGAACGTCTTCCTGCGTGACATCGGGTTGCCCGAGTCGGCGCGCGACTGGCTGGGCGACAGCTCGATCGTGGTGTGGGTCATCCTCTTCATCACGTGCTTCACGCTCGGCGGCAACACCACCCTCATCTACCTCGCCAACCTGCAGTCCGTGCCGCAGGACCTGGTGGAGGCCGCGCGGATCGACGGCGCCAACAGCCGCCAGGTCTTCCGCCATGTCACGTGGCCGATGCTCGCGGGCGCGGTCACGGTCAACATGACGCTCGCGATGATCGCGGGGTGGACCATCTTCGACCAGGTCATGGTGCTCACGTCCGGCGGGCCCGGGTTCGTCAGCGAGACCATGGCGTTCTTCATCTACAAGGTCGGCTTCGGCGAGTATCGCGCCGGCTTCGGCAGCGCGGCCGCGATCGTGCTGTTCCTCGTGGTGATCGTCAGCACCGTGGCGGCGAACGCCTACATGCGCAAGAGGGAGATCCAGGCATGA